The Armatimonadota bacterium nucleotide sequence CTGTGCCGGGCTAATGAAAATACCAATACCGCTATCAGTACTATTGCTCCTATGATAATTGGTTTTCGATCTTTGCGGTTTTTTGCCATCATAGGCCTCCTTACTCGCCTGTCGTATATTCGAGTTGTGATATCGCGATCAGGTAATCATACTTAGCCTGGACGTAATCGCTTTGAGCAGTCACATACTGCAGTTCGGCGTTAAGCACGTCCAGTGTAATTGCCAGCTTGAGATTATAGCGTTCCCGTTGAACATCGAGATTTTTTTTCGCTGAGTCAAGACTCGTCTGGCTTGCAGCCAAGCGTTCTTTAGAACTGGTCAGGTTGAGATACGCTTCTTCGACCTGCGTTCTTACATCTCGATCCAACTGTTTCGCACTCTCAACGGCGCTTTCCTGGGTCAGCTTGGCTGTTTTATATGCCGCTCGGCTTGCTCCGCCGTCGAAAAGATTGAATGTCAGTCCACCTACCATCTGAGTCCCGCTCGTTCGGTAGCCTCCGGAAATGCTATGCTGATATCCTGCGCTTATTGTAGGGATTGGGTATAGAGAAATCCGCGCTGCGGTAGTCGATGCTTTGGCTGAACAGATCTGCGCCTGAGCTTGTGTGATGTCCGGTCGGCTCTTCTTGGCGTAGTTTACGTAATTATCCAGCATTTGGACGGCAGTGTCCGGGATAGTGTCGACTTCCGCGACATCAAAGCCTGAGCGTGAAGAAATGCCCATGGTTGCCTGCAAATCAAGGATTGATGTGCGCACCGTATTCTGTGCGGACAAAAGATCGACTTTTGCCGAGGCCAACTCAGCCTCCACGGGATATTTGTCGACTGTAGCTTTCGATCCTTCATTTATCTGTTGTGTGACCTGTTCAAGGAGCGTCTGGTAATACTTAACGTTGGAGCTTGCAACCTCCGCCAGATGCTTAGAGCGCAGAGTTTCGTAGTAAGCTTTGGTAACCGTATAGGTGACTGTCTGCATGGTCCGTTTATAAGCCGAATCGGTGCTCTGAACACCATAGCGTGATGCTTTGACATTGGCTTCACGTATGCCGCCGTCAAAGATATTAAGGTTTGCGGAGAGAGCCGTTCCGGTCGTGACCTGGCTCAGCACTCCCTGAGAGCCGGTTGTGAAGGCATTGTTGTCTACTGAGATTTGAGGCAGATACTCGCTTTTTGTCTTTGCCAACTGGCTCTTGGCGATCGCGACATCATTTTTGGCGATGACCACATCCAACTGATTTTTGAGCGCAATGTCTATGCACTCCTGCAGACTCATGGGTTTTACCGATGTGTTATCCTCACCAAATGCGCCCACGCATAAAAACAGCGAGCATATGCAGGCTGCAACAAGGGCGCGAGCTACCCCTGTGTTTATGATTCCTCGGTCAATAATCATTGTTTCTACCACCTGTCCGGCAAATGTTGTTTGGCGACATTTATATTCTAAGGATGAGTTCTTAAAATAGTATGAAAGCGGGATCATTATTTGCAGTTTGTAAGTTATGGGCAAATGTCGGAAATATCGGCTCTAGGCATAATGTTTACCGGCAGGAATGTCGATAGGTGAATGAGTGTAGACCATGGCTACAACTACAATCAAGCACATTGAAAGGATGGACATAATGAGTATTACAGGAGTAAGTAGCAACTCAGAATCGGTCTATGACCTGTATCAGCTTTACGCGACACAGTCAGTGAGTGGAACGTCTTCGGATGACAGCGATACATCAATTGCCGGAGTCAGCAGTACGGGCGCCAGTGTTGATTCCGCTGATTTTTCGAAGGCAGGCGAGCTTTTCAGCAAGCTCCAGCAGCTTCAAGAGACAGACCCTGACAAGTTCAAGGAAATATGCGCGAACATTGCGGAACAGTTAAGTGAAGCAGCCGAAAATGAAGATGGAAGCTCGGATGGCATGCTTACGGATTTGGCGAGCAAGTTTAAGGATGCTTCCGAGACAGGAGATATGTCTTCACTGCAGCCTCCTCCTCCGCCACCGGCGTCCGGATGCAGCGGCTCTATGCAGGATGTCTCCGAACTCTACTCGCAGAATGAGTCGACAGGCCAGTCCGGCCAGAAGAACACTATCGATAGTATAATCGCCGGTGTTTTGAGTCAGGCAGGCATATCGGTTTCATCA carries:
- a CDS encoding TolC family protein — its product is MIIDRGIINTGVARALVAACICSLFLCVGAFGEDNTSVKPMSLQECIDIALKNQLDVVIAKNDVAIAKSQLAKTKSEYLPQISVDNNAFTTGSQGVLSQVTTGTALSANLNIFDGGIREANVKASRYGVQSTDSAYKRTMQTVTYTVTKAYYETLRSKHLAEVASSNVKYYQTLLEQVTQQINEGSKATVDKYPVEAELASAKVDLLSAQNTVRTSILDLQATMGISSRSGFDVAEVDTIPDTAVQMLDNYVNYAKKSRPDITQAQAQICSAKASTTAARISLYPIPTISAGYQHSISGGYRTSGTQMVGGLTFNLFDGGASRAAYKTAKLTQESAVESAKQLDRDVRTQVEEAYLNLTSSKERLAASQTSLDSAKKNLDVQRERYNLKLAITLDVLNAELQYVTAQSDYVQAKYDYLIAISQLEYTTGE